The following are encoded together in the Panicum virgatum strain AP13 chromosome 6K, P.virgatum_v5, whole genome shotgun sequence genome:
- the LOC120711955 gene encoding probable E3 ubiquitin-protein ligase XBOS35 — MGLLGMMGDSFGCSATGERLVSAARDGDIQEARALLELNPRLARYSTFGIRNSPLHYSAAKGHHEIVSLLIESGVNINLRNCRGQTALMQACLYGHWKVVQILVLFKANIHRRDCFSGATAIHFAALKGHARCIRLLVADYVPSLSEFWNVMHGKSRDEAKKDVFDAVSLQRLINGKSDGGVTPLHLAALHGHAESVQLLLDLGASVSEVTVNDGSTIDLIGSGSTPLHYAACGGSAVCCQLLIAAGANIGAENANGLTPRDVARSWHKNSVEGILSKQPEGRIRILPSPYLCLPLMSIVKIARECGWRKTSASSTCQDPCVICLEVECTVAAEGCGHEFCTKCALYLCSTTSSSTSIRGVPGSVSCPLCRHAIVSFMKLTSTTPIKELPWTSTTLALCVAGASTGSNHASSLHRRPDTHRLRSSSVQLGCSSFRSIGSGKLSSFKLNCTGAEEAVPCLISCLRPGVQRSSSYRERIRRYSEF; from the exons ATGGGGCTCTTAGGTATGATGGGCGATTCATTCGGGTGCTCAGCTACCGGTGAGCGACTCGTCTCTGCCGCAAGGGATGGAGACATTCAAGAGGCTAGAGCCCTCTTGGAGCTCAACCCCCGCCTTGCCCGGTATTCCACTTTTGGGATCCGGAACTCGCCACTACATTACTCGGCTGCGAAGGGTCACCATGAG ATTGTATCCCTCCTAATCGAATCCGGGGTTAATATCAACCTTAGAAATTGCAGAGGACAG ACTGCTCTGATGCAAGCTTGTCTATATGGTCACTGGAAAGTTGTACAGATTCTAGTTCTTTTCAAAGCTAAT ATTCACAGGAGAGATTGTTTTAGTGGCGCAACAGCTATTCATTTTGCCGCCCTTAAAGGTCATGCTCGGTGCATTCGGCTTCTTGTGGCTGATTACGTGCCGAGCTTGTCAGAGTTTTGGAACGTTATGCATGGAAAGtccagggatgaagcaaaaaagGATGTCTTCGATGCAGT ATCTCTCCAGAGGCTAATTAATGGAAAGTCGGATGGTGGCGTCACCCCGCTTCACTTGGCAGCCCTTCATGGCCATGCTGAGAGTGTTCAGCTGCTATTAGATCTTGGAGCTTCTGTCTCTGAGGTCACAGTCAATGATGGTTCAACTATTGACCTCATTG GTTCAGGTAGCACTCCTCTCCATTACGCGGCATGTGGTGGAAGTGCTGTCTGCTGCCAA CTTCTCATTGCAGCAGGAGCGAACATTGGAGCTGAAAATGCTAATGG GTTGACTCCTCGAGATGTGGCACGTTCGTGGCACAAAAATAGCGTTGAAGGCATCCTAAGCAAACAGCCAGAAGGCCGAATACGCATTCTTCCTTCACCATATCTGTGTCTACCATTGATGAGCATTGTCAAAATTGCTCG TGAGTGCGGATGGAGAAAGACTTCTGCCTCCTCCACATGTCAGGATCCATGCGTCATATGCTTGGAGGTGGAATGCACGGTAGCTGCAGAAG GTTGCGGCCATGAGTTCTGCACCAAATGCGCACTCTATTTGTGCTCGACCACAAGCAGCTCAACATCTATCCGTGGCGTTCCCGGCTCCGTATCATGCCCTTTGTGCCGTCATGCCATTGTCTCTTTCATGAAGCTCACGAGTACCACTCCAATAAAGGAGCTTCCATGGACAAGCACAACACTAGCTCTATGTGTCGCAGGCGCAAGCACTGGTTCCAATCATGCCAGCTCCTTGCATCGTCGGCCTGACACGCATCGACTGCGCTCCTCCTCGGTTCAGTTGGGATGCTCCTCTTTTAGATCCATTGGCTCTGGGAAACTTTCGTCATTCAAGTTGAACTGCACAGGAGCTGAAGAGGCGGTGCCTTGCCTCATCAGTTGTCTCCGGCCAGGTGTGCAGCGGTCGTCATCGTACAGGGAAAGAATTAGGAGATATTCAGAGTTTTGA